In the genome of Massilibacillus massiliensis, one region contains:
- a CDS encoding phosphoethanolamine transferase → MSIRNYFQKFIMICTNVFQKEIRFILLVFFFNFATHMFFLIESGKISKLVNYTFSAIFISFCFGVIINLIHSNYVKNLLKFLLISILSILFLVESFIVYYYKTSIGAGIINVILETNQREAIEFLNTYINLSMVLLVVAFIGIFLSFIYFLGRYIKKIGIVKLQKGLLVMLIVGAICTIRGVYIYNDYDEEFLLPRVYASTKVAMKNINEYENLYSKLNDQPVITENKAQIKNIVFIVGESTNRNHMSIYDYYNNTTPNLKRMQEQQKLFIFKDIISPHSHTSPVISKLFTFCNFESEEPWYTNNNIVSIFKQAGYKTYWLSNQESSGIWGNVAQIFSNLSNRKVFTRYRDSNEDDEVYDELLLPILDKELENKVEKNFFVIHLMGTHGAYHKRYPKEYNVFHEQDIKSDFDSDKKQTIAKYDNAVLYNDYIIQQIINRFKNEEAIVIYLSDHGEEVYDYRDFAGHTEDNGSKYMVEIPMIIWTSDLFSEKYSGKVEQIRNSTEKPYMTDDLIHTLLDLSDIKTPEFDETRSLINKNFNPQRKRIYHNQNYDIDLKS, encoded by the coding sequence GTGTCAATTAGAAACTATTTTCAAAAGTTTATAATGATCTGTACGAACGTTTTTCAGAAAGAAATAAGGTTTATCTTACTTGTGTTTTTCTTTAATTTTGCAACGCATATGTTCTTCTTAATTGAATCTGGTAAAATTTCAAAATTAGTGAATTATACATTTAGTGCAATTTTCATATCATTTTGTTTTGGAGTGATTATAAACTTAATTCATAGCAATTATGTAAAAAATCTTTTAAAGTTTTTACTTATTAGTATATTATCGATTTTATTTTTAGTCGAATCTTTCATTGTGTATTATTATAAGACGAGTATCGGCGCAGGGATAATTAATGTTATATTGGAGACAAATCAACGAGAGGCTATAGAATTTTTAAATACATACATCAATCTTTCAATGGTGCTATTGGTAGTTGCTTTTATAGGAATTTTCTTATCTTTTATATATTTTTTGGGGAGATATATAAAGAAAATAGGTATTGTGAAACTGCAAAAAGGATTACTAGTCATGTTAATTGTAGGTGCGATATGTACAATTAGAGGTGTTTATATTTATAATGACTATGATGAGGAGTTTTTACTTCCTAGAGTATATGCTTCTACAAAAGTCGCAATGAAAAATATAAATGAATATGAAAATTTATATTCAAAATTGAATGATCAACCAGTTATTACTGAAAATAAAGCACAAATTAAAAATATTGTATTTATTGTTGGTGAATCTACCAATCGTAATCATATGAGCATATATGATTACTACAATAATACAACGCCAAATTTGAAAAGAATGCAGGAACAGCAAAAACTTTTTATTTTTAAAGATATCATTAGCCCTCATTCTCATACTAGTCCGGTAATAAGTAAATTATTTACTTTCTGTAATTTTGAGTCTGAAGAACCTTGGTATACTAACAATAATATAGTGAGTATCTTTAAGCAGGCTGGATACAAAACATATTGGTTGTCCAACCAGGAAAGTTCTGGAATTTGGGGTAATGTAGCGCAAATTTTTTCAAACTTAAGTAATCGTAAAGTATTTACTCGCTATAGAGATTCAAATGAAGATGATGAGGTTTATGACGAGTTATTACTGCCAATTCTAGATAAAGAGCTAGAAAACAAAGTAGAAAAGAATTTTTTTGTTATACATTTGATGGGGACTCATGGCGCTTATCATAAAAGATATCCAAAGGAATATAATGTTTTTCATGAACAAGACATTAAGTCAGATTTTGATAGTGATAAAAAACAGACTATTGCGAAATACGATAATGCAGTTTTATATAATGATTACATTATTCAACAAATTATAAATAGATTTAAAAATGAAGAGGCTATTGTTATATATCTTTCAGATCATGGAGAGGAGGTATATGATTATCGCGATTTTGCTGGTCATACAGAAGATAATGGCAGCAAATATATGGTTGAAATTCCGATGATAATATGGACTTCTGATTTATTCAGTGAAAAATATAGTGGAAAAGTGGAACAAATTAGAAATTCTACAGAAAAACCATATATGACAGATGATCTAATACATACATTATTAGATTTATCTGACATTAAGACACCAGAATTTGATGAGACGAGAAGCTTAATTAATAAGAATTTTAATCCACAAAGAAAGAGAATATATCATAACCAGAATTATGATATAGATCTAAAAAGCTAG
- a CDS encoding PI-PLC domain-containing protein encodes MKKSIILIVLIISTVSLLFLKKDSLTESALNRISRMHGDSYIQQLYPISEKFWLHRSNSLEKIEELSDKYNGIELDIIFYSKENNFDVSHDSNERIDYPLNSFFEFLSNTEDKIWLDFKNLNINNAIESLNLLDHLLNRNNIDKSRIVIESHDYKALKYFKDNGYYTSFYCPVDDKYLTTENGKNSFISIVSKVADSGNVNAVSFPIAYYPLIKSTNIKTDLLTWKENKKWYAFYLDPNFKKVLIDPQVKVILVKDSAKVNR; translated from the coding sequence TTGAAAAAATCTATAATTCTTATTGTGCTAATCATTAGCACTGTTAGTCTACTTTTTTTAAAAAAAGACTCACTAACAGAATCAGCTTTAAATCGCATATCTCGTATGCATGGAGATTCATATATTCAGCAACTATATCCAATTTCTGAAAAATTCTGGTTACATAGAAGTAATAGCCTGGAAAAAATAGAAGAGTTGTCTGATAAATACAATGGTATAGAATTAGATATCATTTTTTATAGCAAAGAAAATAATTTTGATGTATCACACGATTCAAATGAACGAATTGATTACCCATTAAATTCTTTTTTTGAATTTTTAAGTAACACTGAAGATAAGATTTGGTTAGATTTTAAAAATTTAAATATAAATAATGCTATTGAATCTTTGAATTTATTAGATCATTTATTAAATCGTAACAATATTGATAAAAGCAGGATAGTCATAGAAAGCCATGACTACAAAGCACTTAAATACTTTAAAGACAATGGCTATTATACCTCTTTCTATTGTCCAGTAGATGATAAATATCTGACTACAGAAAATGGAAAAAACTCATTTATATCAATCGTATCAAAAGTTGCTGACTCCGGGAATGTAAATGCTGTTTCGTTTCCAATTGCTTATTATCCATTAATAAAAAGTACAAATATAAAAACCGATTTATTAACATGGAAAGAAAACAAAAAATGGTATGCTTTTTATCTTGATCCGAATTTTAAAAAAGTACTTATTGATCCACAAGTAAAAGTAATATTAGTAAAAGATTCTGCCAAAGTAAATCGCTAA
- a CDS encoding DUF1659 domain-containing protein — protein sequence MAVVKTSQSAKLIIKVQTKTNAKGEPVYAQRSFNGLNPAAADSEVYAIGTAIAALQKNPVEAVSRQDVAALAEQ from the coding sequence ATGGCAGTAGTAAAAACGAGTCAAAGTGCGAAACTCATCATCAAAGTGCAAACGAAAACCAATGCAAAGGGTGAGCCGGTTTATGCACAAAGAAGTTTTAACGGACTGAATCCAGCCGCAGCCGACAGCGAAGTATACGCAATCGGTACAGCAATCGCAGCATTGCAGAAAAATCCGGTAGAAGCAGTATCACGTCAAGACGTAGCCGCACTTGCAGAACAGTAA
- a CDS encoding lipopolysaccharide kinase InaA family protein has translation MLQQQKYNAEINMYYQNDLYYELAEELIQFLWLKQPSSKATREIDLIRDFRSKVYKMNFKNEIYYVKSYTPQTISKKIKNYFRPADAVRYFQTSIRIKQAGVAVAQPVIALTRKRGIYPSDSIFVTREIPGIDLYTFLMGEARANPVLRNNVISQLALILAKLSTHSLAHQDTSLYNFIVHPEQCNKILHIQLIDVDNIYFRPLLPQKLILLKNLKKLKKTTQNFAVTASEYNFFLEEIRRNMNLSV, from the coding sequence ATGTTACAACAACAAAAATATAATGCTGAAATTAATATGTATTATCAAAATGATTTATATTATGAACTGGCAGAAGAACTGATTCAATTTCTTTGGTTAAAGCAACCTTCATCTAAAGCCACACGAGAAATTGATCTCATTCGCGATTTCAGGTCTAAAGTCTACAAAATGAATTTTAAAAATGAAATTTACTATGTAAAAAGCTACACGCCTCAAACTATAAGTAAAAAAATTAAAAACTATTTTCGCCCAGCAGATGCTGTCCGCTATTTTCAAACATCAATCAGAATAAAGCAGGCAGGTGTGGCTGTTGCACAGCCAGTTATTGCCTTAACCAGAAAAAGAGGAATTTACCCTTCTGACAGTATTTTTGTGACTCGTGAAATTCCTGGTATAGACTTATATACATTTCTCATGGGAGAAGCTCGAGCTAATCCAGTGTTGAGAAATAACGTTATTTCTCAACTAGCCCTTATATTGGCTAAATTATCAACTCACAGTCTCGCCCATCAAGATACTTCGCTATATAATTTTATCGTTCATCCCGAACAATGTAACAAAATTTTACATATTCAATTAATTGATGTTGACAATATTTATTTTCGACCTCTGCTCCCCCAAAAATTAATTTTACTAAAAAATTTAAAAAAACTGAAAAAGACGACACAAAATTTCGCTGTGACTGCGTCTGAATATAATTTTTTTCTAGAAGAAATTCGCAGAAACATGAACCTGTCTGTTTAA
- a CDS encoding VirK/YbjX family protein, producing MYNKQNSRSILFALRSLWHRNAILNLNEFFQSDSLRQKIIESNLFIFTQLTRPVFYKNSSALERFNIITKHFCFMEKMFGDNVVKNIYLESGVCLWAESYKEQTLSLNLKFCKSEIREGLLTLGLKLDNKSIYHINFWITSNANRNAILNIGTLQGSRNGLAINKELTKHFFGYRPKNLVVYALRIIAQSLSIDKIYAVSDYGFYANNHIPWNRKIQPNLNKFWEEIEGIHSEDQRFFSIPLIETRKSIEEVASHKRNLYRKRFAVLDKIAEDILTTLDLSLKVKIKKQTETIC from the coding sequence ATTTACAATAAACAAAATAGTCGCTCCATTCTATTCGCGCTTAGATCGTTATGGCATCGTAATGCAATCTTAAATTTAAATGAATTTTTCCAATCAGATTCTCTACGACAAAAAATCATTGAAAGTAATCTTTTTATTTTTACACAATTAACACGTCCAGTTTTTTATAAAAATTCTAGCGCTCTTGAAAGATTCAACATCATCACCAAACATTTTTGCTTCATGGAAAAAATGTTTGGTGATAATGTTGTAAAAAATATTTACTTAGAATCAGGAGTCTGTCTTTGGGCAGAAAGTTATAAAGAACAAACACTATCTTTGAACTTAAAATTTTGTAAAAGTGAAATTAGAGAGGGATTACTTACTTTAGGATTAAAGCTCGACAATAAAAGTATATACCATATAAATTTTTGGATTACTTCTAATGCAAATCGGAATGCTATTTTAAACATCGGAACTCTGCAAGGATCCCGAAATGGACTGGCAATTAACAAAGAACTTACCAAACATTTCTTCGGATACCGTCCAAAAAATTTAGTCGTGTACGCTTTGCGTATAATAGCACAATCTCTATCTATCGACAAAATTTACGCTGTATCTGATTATGGGTTTTATGCAAATAATCATATCCCTTGGAATCGAAAAATTCAACCGAATTTAAATAAATTTTGGGAAGAGATTGAGGGTATACATTCTGAAGACCAACGTTTTTTTTCGATTCCTCTAATCGAAACTAGAAAAAGTATAGAAGAGGTGGCTTCTCATAAGCGTAACCTTTATAGAAAACGTTTTGCTGTACTAGATAAAATAGCAGAGGATATTTTGACTACATTAGATTTATCACTTAAAGTAAAAATAAAGAAACAAACAGAAACAATTTGCTAA
- a CDS encoding DUF2922 domain-containing protein: protein MTLSLADPKDDLTKCQASAVMEQIVSKAIFTSDKGKLESVVEIIIKSIDEAALA, encoded by the coding sequence ATCACACTCAGCCTAGCTGATCCCAAAGACGATTTAACCAAATGCCAAGCTTCAGCCGTGATGGAACAAATCGTGAGCAAAGCGATCTTTACCAGTGATAAAGGAAAATTAGAAAGCGTAGTGGAGATCATAATCAAAAGTATAGATGAAGCTGCTTTAGCGTAA